The following coding sequences lie in one Terriglobia bacterium genomic window:
- a CDS encoding efflux RND transporter periplasmic adaptor subunit, producing MKRWVGLLGIGTGLMLMTACSSDRPATVSAAAAAPAATAQPAAPPERSDVYLASGPLVVENQVDVAAQREGVVARILVDVGTRVRKGQRLAQLDDRQLTADHEAAKAKADGMRADLKHWEAELKMREADLWRSEQMWKAQLITQQQLEHDRYSVQGTKYFLQRQEEDLKNTEAAERSAQLELDKTRIVAPFDGVVARRYVREGQKVAANDRLFWVTATAPLNVKFTLPQELLGKIKVGDKVEVAAPFGGRETHPAKVTLVSPVVDPASGTIELQAQVVGAPGQLRPGMTVNINVKP from the coding sequence GTGAAACGTTGGGTGGGCTTGCTTGGAATTGGAACCGGGCTGATGTTGATGACGGCGTGCAGCAGCGATCGGCCGGCTACGGTCAGCGCAGCCGCAGCCGCTCCTGCCGCGACGGCGCAGCCCGCGGCCCCACCGGAGCGCAGCGACGTGTACCTGGCGTCGGGACCGCTGGTGGTCGAGAACCAGGTGGACGTGGCGGCGCAGCGCGAAGGCGTGGTGGCCAGGATCCTGGTGGACGTGGGCACGCGGGTACGCAAGGGACAACGGCTGGCGCAACTGGATGACCGGCAGCTAACGGCGGATCATGAAGCCGCGAAAGCGAAGGCGGATGGCATGCGCGCCGATCTGAAGCATTGGGAGGCCGAGCTGAAAATGCGCGAAGCCGACCTGTGGCGCTCGGAGCAGATGTGGAAAGCGCAGTTGATCACGCAGCAGCAGCTCGAGCACGATCGTTACTCGGTGCAGGGCACCAAATACTTCCTCCAGCGCCAGGAGGAAGATCTGAAAAACACCGAGGCGGCGGAGAGATCGGCGCAGCTGGAGCTGGATAAGACGCGCATCGTCGCGCCCTTTGACGGGGTGGTGGCGCGGCGCTATGTGCGGGAAGGACAGAAGGTGGCGGCCAATGACCGGCTGTTCTGGGTGACCGCTACGGCCCCGTTGAACGTGAAGTTCACGCTCCCGCAGGAATTGCTGGGCAAGATCAAGGTGGGGGACAAGGTCGAGGTGGCGGCGCCCTTTGGGGGCCGCGAGACGCACCCGGCCAAAGTCACGCTGGTTAGCCCGGTGGTGGACCCGGCCAGTGGCACCATTGAATTGCAGGCGCAGGTGGTGGGAGCGCCGGGCCAGTTACGCCCCGGCATGACGGTGAACATCAACGTGAAACCATGA
- a CDS encoding efflux RND transporter periplasmic adaptor subunit produces the protein MATQRPALSTPQGDFAGQLLAEREVTPRAQVIASEAAALLEGCAINVYLYNEDESPAWVVKGRVGEAAVESTKEAATLAKVAEKREPLLYSGTSVVREHYAHLDVRRTIASLAYVPILLDEVLVGAIEAVSFERELDDNDIETLNGLTELSALALATGLAYENERNSNLDSITRLTQLYDVEKVFNSTLQMSELMPIICAKVRELLNTQAVNLYMVGDEDLLLMARDGVDETLALESGTEAIVKEMGDTGEAIVIADADDPRLAKRNGDVEEGKIVGLMAAPIVHQEALVGVLECVNKDDGTAFDEDDLFFLTMMAQTASGALHNASLMEAEKKIEILETLVAVSNEITSTLNLERVLQVVVNAPQRIMSYDRAAVALENKGKLQLKAVSGVAEVVQSDPAMRQLRAVLEFSAQYDKPLHVVAHEGTVEADREETRQKFFAYFKESGARGWYSVSLADDQGKLGVLSFESTNPDFLNEAHFEFINVVASQATVALRNASLYEEVPLIGVLEPIIQKKKQFMAMEKKRRGAYVALAAATILFLIFVPLPMRVAGDATVASQSSAEIQAEAEGVVHKVYVHEGDRVAKGTILADLDDWDYRAALAAALARRETSVAAMNRALAANDGGEAGIQRVQAEYWTAETNRARERLERTKLRSPIDGVVATAHVETLAGTKLDAGDSFAKVINTSHATVDVAVDQSDVPLLEAGEKAVVKLDSFPLRRFVGRVDIVSPASQAHEDKRVYFARVDIPNPEGIIRPGMSGMSKLSAGWKPAGYVIFRGFGMWLWTKLWSWFGW, from the coding sequence ATGGCGACGCAAAGGCCCGCTCTTTCGACGCCCCAAGGCGATTTCGCCGGCCAACTGCTGGCGGAGCGCGAGGTCACGCCGCGCGCGCAAGTTATCGCCAGCGAAGCCGCCGCCCTGCTTGAAGGCTGCGCCATTAATGTCTACCTGTACAACGAGGACGAAAGCCCGGCCTGGGTGGTGAAGGGCCGGGTGGGCGAAGCAGCGGTGGAGTCGACGAAGGAGGCGGCGACGCTGGCCAAGGTGGCGGAGAAACGCGAGCCGCTGCTGTACTCCGGGACGTCTGTGGTGCGGGAACACTACGCGCACCTGGACGTGCGGCGGACGATTGCCTCGCTGGCCTACGTTCCCATCCTGCTGGACGAAGTGCTGGTGGGCGCGATCGAGGCTGTCAGTTTCGAGCGGGAGCTGGACGACAACGATATCGAGACGCTGAACGGGTTGACGGAACTGTCGGCACTGGCGCTGGCCACCGGCCTAGCGTACGAGAACGAGCGCAACAGCAACCTGGATTCGATCACGCGGCTGACGCAGCTCTACGACGTGGAAAAAGTATTCAATTCCACGCTGCAAATGAGCGAACTGATGCCGATCATCTGTGCCAAGGTCCGCGAACTGCTGAACACGCAGGCGGTCAATCTTTATATGGTCGGAGACGAGGACCTGCTGCTGATGGCGCGCGACGGTGTCGACGAGACGTTGGCGCTGGAGAGCGGCACCGAAGCCATCGTGAAGGAAATGGGCGACACGGGCGAGGCGATTGTCATCGCCGACGCCGATGATCCGCGGCTGGCAAAACGCAACGGAGACGTGGAAGAAGGAAAGATCGTTGGGCTCATGGCGGCGCCGATCGTGCACCAAGAGGCGCTGGTGGGGGTGCTGGAATGCGTCAACAAGGATGACGGCACGGCGTTCGATGAAGACGACCTTTTCTTCCTCACGATGATGGCACAGACCGCCTCCGGAGCGTTGCACAACGCCAGCCTGATGGAGGCGGAGAAAAAGATCGAGATCCTGGAGACGCTGGTCGCGGTGAGCAACGAGATCACCTCGACGCTGAACCTGGAGCGCGTGCTGCAGGTGGTGGTGAACGCCCCGCAGCGAATCATGAGCTACGACCGCGCCGCGGTCGCACTGGAGAACAAGGGGAAGCTGCAGTTGAAGGCGGTCTCGGGGGTGGCGGAGGTGGTGCAGAGCGATCCGGCAATGCGCCAACTGCGCGCGGTGCTGGAATTCTCCGCCCAGTACGACAAGCCGCTGCACGTGGTGGCGCACGAGGGCACGGTGGAAGCGGACCGCGAGGAAACGCGCCAGAAGTTCTTCGCGTACTTCAAGGAATCCGGCGCGCGCGGGTGGTACTCGGTGTCGTTGGCCGATGACCAGGGCAAGCTGGGAGTGCTGTCGTTTGAGAGCACGAACCCCGACTTCCTGAACGAGGCGCATTTCGAGTTCATCAACGTGGTGGCATCGCAGGCGACCGTGGCCCTGCGCAACGCGTCGCTGTACGAAGAGGTGCCGTTGATCGGCGTGCTGGAACCGATCATTCAGAAGAAAAAGCAGTTCATGGCGATGGAGAAAAAGCGGCGCGGAGCCTATGTAGCGCTGGCAGCCGCCACCATCCTTTTTCTGATATTCGTGCCGCTGCCGATGCGCGTCGCCGGCGACGCGACGGTGGCGTCGCAGAGCAGCGCCGAAATCCAGGCGGAGGCGGAAGGAGTCGTCCACAAGGTGTACGTACACGAGGGGGATCGCGTCGCCAAGGGGACGATCCTGGCCGACCTGGACGACTGGGATTACCGGGCGGCGCTGGCGGCGGCGCTGGCGCGGCGCGAAACCTCCGTGGCAGCGATGAACCGCGCCCTGGCGGCCAATGACGGCGGCGAGGCGGGCATCCAGCGGGTGCAGGCGGAGTACTGGACGGCGGAAACCAACCGCGCGCGCGAACGCCTGGAGCGCACCAAGCTCCGTTCGCCGATTGACGGGGTTGTGGCAACGGCGCACGTCGAAACGCTGGCCGGCACCAAGCTGGACGCCGGCGACAGCTTCGCGAAGGTAATCAATACCTCGCATGCCACGGTGGACGTCGCCGTGGACCAAAGCGACGTGCCGTTGTTGGAGGCGGGCGAGAAAGCGGTGGTGAAGCTGGACAGCTTCCCGCTACGGCGCTTTGTGGGGCGTGTAGACATCGTCAGCCCGGCGAGCCAGGCGCATGAGGACAAGCGCGTGTACTTCGCGCGCGTAGACATTCCGAATCCCGAAGGAATTATCCGGCCGGGCATGTCGGGGATGTCGAAGTTGAGCGCGGGCTGGAAACCGGCGGGATACGTGATCTTCCGCGGCTTCGGCATGTGGCTGTGGACGAAGCTGTGGAGCTGGTTTGGATGGTGA
- a CDS encoding STAS domain-containing protein has product MDIDVRKFGKVHVIRLRGHLKLGEAVDELRSTLDGIIAESSFSAVLNMTEVPMADSSGVGVLVRYQSMLKQKGGALKLVNPSKLVSQTLKILGLLSVFEVFQDDTAAVQSFSPETAATAG; this is encoded by the coding sequence GTGGATATCGATGTTCGCAAGTTCGGCAAGGTGCACGTAATCAGGTTAAGAGGACATTTGAAGCTCGGCGAAGCCGTGGACGAACTCCGCTCTACCCTTGACGGCATCATCGCCGAATCCAGCTTCTCTGCCGTGCTGAACATGACCGAAGTTCCCATGGCCGATTCCAGCGGCGTCGGCGTCCTCGTCCGCTACCAGTCCATGCTCAAGCAGAAGGGCGGCGCCCTCAAGCTGGTCAACCCATCGAAACTGGTTTCGCAGACGCTGAAAATTCTCGGGCTGCTCAGTGTTTTCGAGGTCTTCCAGGACGATACCGCCGCCGTCCAATCCTTCAGCCCGGAAACCGCCGCCACCGCCGGGTGA
- a CDS encoding pyridoxal phosphate-dependent aminotransferase produces MALQKHWAAGTEVLDLTVSNPTTVGLRYDAGTILSSLSNPEALAYRPDAKGLRVARDAVAAYYRERGASVDPERLVLTTSTSEAYSFVFRLLCDPGDEVLVPAPSYPLFEFLADIQDVRLRSYPLFYDHGWHMDLHALRTAVGQQTRAVIVVHPNNPTGSYVKPGEVEQLDVLCADRAMALVADEVFLDFAHDGHARPSFATLAPRLVPGQPALSVVEGERPGGEFPNTTPALTFTLSGLSKIAGLPQMKFAWIAVGGPDEQVREALARLEVIADTYLSMNAPIQLAAPALFAQRYEFQRQLVERIRANLAELDRQFAVQTLCQRLEIEGGWYAVLRLPVTRSDEELAIELLEKKSVLVHPGHFYDLPADGYLVVSLIAPEEGFGEGLRRLLEFANW; encoded by the coding sequence ATGGCGCTGCAAAAGCACTGGGCAGCGGGCACGGAAGTGCTCGACCTTACCGTCTCCAATCCCACGACTGTTGGCTTGCGCTATGACGCGGGCACAATTTTGTCCTCGCTATCGAATCCCGAGGCGCTCGCGTATCGCCCGGACGCCAAGGGACTGCGCGTCGCCCGTGACGCCGTAGCTGCGTACTACCGCGAGCGCGGCGCCAGCGTTGATCCCGAGCGCCTGGTCCTTACCACCAGCACCAGTGAGGCGTACTCATTTGTCTTCCGCCTGCTCTGCGATCCGGGTGACGAAGTGCTGGTGCCGGCGCCCAGTTATCCGCTCTTCGAATTCCTCGCCGATATCCAGGACGTCCGCCTCCGTTCTTATCCATTGTTCTACGACCACGGCTGGCACATGGACCTGCACGCGTTGCGCACTGCCGTCGGGCAGCAGACGCGCGCGGTGATCGTGGTCCACCCGAACAATCCGACTGGTTCTTACGTCAAGCCGGGCGAAGTGGAGCAATTGGATGTCCTCTGCGCCGACCGCGCCATGGCATTGGTCGCCGACGAGGTCTTCCTCGATTTTGCGCACGACGGACACGCGCGCCCCAGCTTTGCTACGCTTGCCCCGCGCTTGGTCCCGGGGCAACCTGCCCTGAGCGTAGTCGAAGGGGAGCGACCGGGTGGGGAATTTCCCAATACCACACCTGCCCTAACCTTCACTCTTAGCGGTCTCTCCAAGATCGCCGGACTGCCGCAGATGAAGTTTGCCTGGATCGCGGTCGGCGGCCCCGACGAACAGGTGCGCGAGGCCCTGGCGCGCCTGGAGGTGATTGCTGACACGTATCTTTCCATGAACGCCCCCATCCAGCTTGCCGCGCCCGCGCTGTTTGCGCAGCGATACGAATTTCAGAGGCAATTGGTGGAGAGGATTCGTGCCAACCTCGCAGAATTGGACCGCCAGTTCGCGGTGCAAACACTTTGCCAACGTTTGGAGATTGAGGGCGGCTGGTACGCCGTGCTACGCCTTCCGGTTACCCGCTCCGACGAGGAACTCGCCATCGAGTTGCTGGAGAAGAAATCAGTCCTGGTTCATCCCGGACATTTTTACGACCTTCCGGCCGACGGTTACCTGGTGGTGAGCTTGATCGCGCCTGAGGAGGGGTTCGGAGAAGGACTGCGCCGCCTGCTCGAATTTGCAAATTGGTAA
- a CDS encoding MBL fold metallo-hydrolase, whose product MIQEILPVGPLQCNCSVLGDEGTREAMVIDPGDEIEAIMRIVEQHGLTVKQIVVTHAHIDHVGGAMKLKQRTGAPILLNQNDHALLKMMDLQAAWVGMRPPGKIAIDQSVGDADRLRVGSLDATVMLTPGHTEGSICLYFPAERKLIAGDTLFAGSIGRTDLPGGSFEKIMDSLRGRVLALPDETVVIPGHGPQTTVGEERETNPFLVNL is encoded by the coding sequence ATGATCCAAGAAATTCTTCCCGTTGGCCCCCTGCAGTGCAATTGCTCCGTCCTTGGCGATGAGGGCACGCGCGAAGCGATGGTCATTGATCCCGGAGACGAGATCGAGGCGATCATGCGAATCGTCGAGCAGCACGGGCTCACGGTGAAACAGATCGTCGTCACGCATGCGCACATTGACCACGTCGGCGGAGCGATGAAGCTCAAGCAGCGCACCGGCGCGCCCATCCTGCTCAACCAGAACGACCACGCTCTGCTGAAGATGATGGATTTGCAAGCAGCATGGGTGGGGATGCGTCCGCCGGGCAAGATTGCGATTGATCAGAGCGTGGGCGATGCCGACCGGCTGCGCGTTGGCAGCCTGGATGCGACCGTCATGCTCACGCCAGGGCACACCGAAGGCAGTATCTGCCTCTACTTCCCTGCCGAGCGCAAGCTGATCGCCGGAGACACGCTGTTTGCCGGCAGCATCGGGCGCACGGACCTGCCGGGCGGATCGTTCGAGAAAATCATGGACTCGCTGCGAGGGCGTGTGCTGGCGCTGCCGGATGAAACCGTCGTCATTCCCGGACATGGGCCGCAAACGACGGTGGGTGAGGAACGGGAAACGAACCCGTTCCTGGTGAATTTGTAG
- the secG gene encoding preprotein translocase subunit SecG produces MVVAITIVHVIVCLFLIIVVLLQSGKSADIAAAFGGMGSQTAFGPRGAATVLSKATTLAAVIFMLTSITLSIFASKRPSSSVLQNLKTQPAKSAPQTPPTSTPTPK; encoded by the coding sequence ATGGTTGTTGCGATCACTATCGTTCACGTCATCGTTTGTCTCTTCCTGATCATCGTGGTGCTACTGCAGAGCGGCAAGAGCGCCGACATCGCGGCCGCGTTCGGCGGCATGGGCAGCCAGACCGCCTTCGGCCCGCGTGGCGCCGCCACCGTGCTGAGCAAGGCGACCACCTTAGCCGCGGTGATCTTCATGCTCACCTCGATCACACTGTCGATCTTCGCGTCGAAGCGGCCCAGTTCTTCGGTACTGCAAAACCTGAAAACGCAGCCGGCGAAGTCCGCTCCGCAGACGCCGCCTACAAGCACGCCGACGCCAAAATAG
- a CDS encoding PAS domain-containing protein — translation MKLLANPVLVRMVLLLVFAASMFILGVWFIRRLRKEMVADVSPSTPRADNVPAFAVATLQSVIQQLKDKEEELQHLRQAEQERAATTQNIAAAVLINLETGVVVFNAAGLAQQANPAAREILGYATISGMHARDLFRGISALRRRDPTAPGAIAEAMERALSDASVFRALEAEYVTPAGQRRNLAITIAPALGAAGECYGAVCLVSDRSAAST, via the coding sequence GTGAAGCTGCTCGCCAATCCGGTGCTGGTGAGGATGGTGCTGCTGTTGGTCTTCGCCGCGTCGATGTTCATCCTCGGTGTGTGGTTCATTCGCCGGCTGCGCAAGGAAATGGTGGCCGACGTGAGCCCGTCCACCCCGCGCGCGGACAACGTTCCCGCATTTGCCGTTGCCACGCTGCAGAGCGTGATCCAGCAACTTAAGGACAAAGAAGAGGAATTGCAGCACCTGCGACAGGCGGAGCAAGAACGCGCTGCCACCACTCAGAACATTGCCGCCGCCGTGCTCATTAATCTCGAAACCGGGGTGGTGGTGTTTAATGCGGCGGGACTGGCGCAGCAAGCGAACCCGGCGGCACGCGAGATCCTCGGCTACGCCACGATTTCCGGCATGCATGCGCGCGACCTATTCCGCGGCATCAGTGCCTTGCGCAGGCGCGACCCCACGGCGCCCGGCGCAATCGCCGAAGCGATGGAGCGCGCCTTGAGCGATGCTTCCGTCTTCCGCGCGCTGGAAGCGGAGTACGTAACTCCGGCGGGCCAGCGGCGGAATCTCGCCATCACCATCGCACCCGCGCTCGGCGCCGCGGGCGAATGTTACGGCGCCGTGTGCCTGGTTTCGGACCGCAGTGCCGCTTCCACCTGA
- a CDS encoding prepilin peptidase, translating to MDPVLTTAVFLFGLAFGSFLNVCIHRMPREISVVLPHSACPKCQHAIKPYDNIPVLSWLILHGRCRHCGAPISPRYLAVELITGCLFMACYARFGMSIFTLKYCVFAFLIIGLIFTDAEWHLLPDALTLSGLAAGLAFSGFAPLHDVISQLLPGLLSVRHSAISWRLLSVGDAIFGAAVGASFFYGIAILYLRARGREGMGLGDVKLMAMVGAFLGVRLTVLTIFGASLAGSLFGLGTILMVWSKRTRRRRERNRETAAVARRRAWQSARTVYRYYEMPFGVFLGAMAMIALFFGPALLAWYWGAYL from the coding sequence ATGGACCCTGTGCTGACAACGGCGGTTTTCCTGTTCGGGCTGGCGTTCGGCAGTTTCCTGAACGTCTGCATCCATCGCATGCCGCGTGAGATTTCCGTGGTCCTGCCGCATTCGGCCTGCCCGAAGTGCCAGCACGCGATCAAGCCCTACGACAACATCCCGGTGTTGAGCTGGCTCATCCTGCACGGCCGCTGCCGTCACTGCGGGGCGCCCATCTCGCCGCGCTACCTGGCGGTGGAACTGATCACCGGGTGCCTGTTTATGGCCTGCTACGCGCGCTTCGGGATGAGCATTTTTACCCTCAAGTACTGCGTATTCGCGTTTCTCATCATCGGCCTGATCTTCACCGACGCGGAGTGGCACCTGCTGCCCGACGCGCTCACGCTGAGCGGGCTGGCAGCCGGGTTGGCGTTCAGTGGGTTCGCGCCCCTCCACGACGTCATCTCGCAACTGCTACCGGGGCTGTTGAGCGTGCGCCATTCCGCCATTTCGTGGCGCCTGCTGTCGGTGGGGGATGCCATATTTGGCGCCGCGGTCGGTGCTTCCTTCTTCTACGGCATTGCCATTCTCTACCTGCGCGCGCGCGGGCGCGAAGGCATGGGTCTGGGCGACGTCAAGCTGATGGCCATGGTGGGCGCGTTTCTTGGGGTGCGCCTCACCGTGCTGACCATCTTTGGCGCCTCGCTGGCTGGTTCACTGTTCGGCTTGGGCACGATCCTAATGGTTTGGAGCAAGCGCACGCGCCGCCGGCGGGAGCGCAATCGCGAAACCGCTGCGGTGGCGCGCCGGCGCGCCTGGCAGTCCGCGCGCACCGTATACCGTTACTACGAGATGCCCTTCGGCGTGTTTCTTGGGGCCATGGCCATGATCGCGCTGTTCTTCGGCCCTGCCCTGCTTGCCTGGTACTGGGGTGCATACCTGTGA